Within Flavobacterium pisciphilum, the genomic segment TGGTTTAGACAACATAACCAAAAATGTTTTTAGTCGATTAGGAAGTGAATGGATTAATTATAAATTTACTCCTGAAGATTATGTTACAAGCGATGACAAAGTTGTAGCTTACGGTACATATAGTGGTACTTACAAAATTACAGGTAAATCATTTAA encodes:
- a CDS encoding nuclear transport factor 2 family protein, whose product is MTNLEIIKSTYEGKTSEENGKNLANHVIDDISWTEAKGFPYAGTYIGLDNITKNVFSRLGSEWINYKFTPEDYVTSDDKVVAYGTYSGTYKITGKSFKARAAHI